One window of Pseudomonadota bacterium genomic DNA carries:
- a CDS encoding DUF1592 domain-containing protein, producing MLKLCLSVAVASAALVCVAFWAPIDGSSGRGLWRFIGRFHVLVVHFPIVLLLIAPVLDWLAARQRFRRWRAAALPVWLAGSTSAVGAALLGLLLAANEGHRPEQVEIHMLTGLGAAIVAVVATALHIARERTGGRLVSRLYVVSCAALVVSITITAHAGGSLVHGERYLIAHVPQALRGLLPEQAPGAVAESDDPVFNEQIRPVMQQYCFDCHGPDLQKGNMRLDVLDPDLIHGHDQEQWQLALDMLSAGDMPPEKKPQPSAAQRASLVDWIGSSLAAAVELRRSAGPGRLRRLTREQYAHALQDLLGLPIDFGVRLPGEAKSELGFTNSHDTLQTSALHIDAYRAIAQEALDKAIVDGRGPDTTRLRVSFGSGIGTGQPAGRYEAFVAVPLDTDDFRVHILDAQGHAVQPRDDAHRAELEAIKRHVGVGLRGSSRDRFAVTDEGILLYSALPHKEVAPTAWQGPSPNLKLQLQRVFPAEGYVAMRVTAARALPPNRPPRRLVRAPAKPAVQLGEDRRRRILAPDGSRILTASKVVRFQGLRRRAGSLLPRVGARRRQVTLRFEIATAGRYQFDLVFPKLSKRATKSTPAGAAGPARVRLDLSNYGGLNVELPLDPEGKASRSPLPLGVAHLEPGTFALKLGGEAFAGLRAVVVSPYKGPLTAPLYSITPSSPERSRELLAKPASLQPFAGTLVDDGMTYERLAPFRELAAGTDTTTYEFVARLENLPMPARANQDTAVLSGIALFGVWNTPLVKESTQAGAPLLIKSIELEAPYNPDGVWPPRSHRAIFTESQHAWDRDRYTPEILGSFLSRAFRRPASMGEVARYTDLWRSLKDDYPSYEQSIKAVLVAALCSPSFLFLDSLGSPESANEGGAGERHVAQHALASRLAFFLWNSPPDPELSTLAEQGRLLDELPSQVERLLQHERSWRFVRVFSREWLRLDRHEALLVDADKYPEFSRFVKRDMTQETYHFVHRVLQENLSIMEFIDSDFVMLNQNLAEYYGIAGVSGNHFRPVVLTRERGRGGLLSQGAFLSGHSTGLEAHPIKRAVWLKERILGIKPPEPPPNVPELDPETPGFEKLSLKQQLQLHRSKKSCRDCHEKIDPYGLVFEAYDATGRLMQQARGRPIDDATELHDGTRIQGLPEMKSHILEQLPDRFAMALIKYLFAYALGREPSFADRPELKAILKRAKEHDYGMRSLIHGIVSSPSFHRI from the coding sequence ATGTTGAAACTGTGCTTGAGCGTAGCCGTCGCCAGCGCGGCCCTGGTTTGCGTTGCCTTTTGGGCCCCGATCGACGGTAGCTCCGGCAGAGGTCTGTGGCGCTTCATCGGCCGATTCCATGTGCTGGTCGTACATTTCCCGATTGTCTTGCTGCTGATTGCGCCTGTGTTGGATTGGTTGGCGGCGCGACAGCGGTTTCGTCGCTGGCGGGCGGCCGCGCTCCCGGTTTGGCTAGCTGGCAGCACCAGCGCGGTGGGAGCTGCGCTACTTGGGTTGCTTCTGGCGGCCAACGAGGGCCATCGGCCTGAGCAGGTCGAGATCCATATGCTGACCGGACTCGGCGCAGCCATCGTCGCAGTGGTCGCCACCGCGCTGCACATCGCGCGCGAGCGAACAGGCGGCCGCTTGGTTTCGCGCCTGTACGTCGTCTCGTGCGCCGCCTTGGTTGTCAGCATCACGATCACCGCCCACGCGGGGGGGAGCTTGGTTCACGGCGAGCGCTATCTGATCGCCCACGTCCCCCAGGCTCTGCGCGGCCTGCTTCCGGAGCAGGCACCGGGCGCCGTGGCCGAGAGCGACGATCCGGTGTTCAACGAACAGATAAGGCCCGTGATGCAGCAGTATTGTTTCGACTGCCACGGTCCCGATCTGCAGAAGGGCAATATGCGGCTCGACGTGCTCGACCCCGACTTGATCCACGGACACGATCAAGAGCAGTGGCAGCTGGCGCTCGACATGCTCAGTGCCGGGGACATGCCGCCGGAGAAGAAGCCACAGCCCAGCGCTGCCCAGCGAGCCAGCTTGGTCGACTGGATAGGCAGCTCGCTCGCAGCGGCTGTGGAGCTTCGCAGGAGCGCGGGCCCCGGCAGGCTTCGCCGGCTCACCCGAGAGCAGTACGCGCACGCGCTTCAGGACCTGTTGGGCCTTCCCATCGACTTCGGCGTGCGACTGCCTGGCGAGGCCAAGTCCGAGCTGGGATTCACGAACAGCCACGACACCCTGCAGACGTCGGCGCTGCACATCGACGCGTACCGGGCAATCGCCCAAGAGGCGTTGGACAAGGCGATCGTGGATGGGCGCGGGCCTGACACCACGCGCCTGCGTGTCAGCTTTGGCTCGGGCATCGGCACGGGGCAGCCTGCGGGGCGCTACGAAGCGTTCGTGGCGGTTCCTCTGGACACGGACGACTTCCGAGTGCACATCCTCGACGCGCAGGGCCACGCCGTGCAGCCGCGAGACGACGCCCACCGAGCGGAGCTCGAGGCCATCAAGCGCCACGTCGGCGTCGGATTGCGCGGCTCCTCGCGCGATCGCTTCGCGGTCACCGACGAGGGCATCCTGCTGTACTCCGCTCTGCCTCATAAGGAAGTCGCGCCCACGGCCTGGCAAGGCCCCTCGCCCAACCTCAAGCTTCAACTGCAGCGCGTCTTCCCGGCCGAGGGCTACGTGGCCATGCGGGTGACCGCCGCCAGGGCGCTGCCACCCAATCGCCCGCCACGCCGCCTTGTGCGCGCTCCCGCGAAACCGGCGGTGCAGCTTGGCGAAGACCGGCGCAGGCGCATCCTGGCTCCGGACGGATCTCGGATCCTGACCGCATCCAAAGTCGTTAGGTTCCAGGGGTTGCGCCGACGGGCCGGTTCGCTGCTGCCGAGGGTCGGCGCAAGGCGGCGTCAGGTCACGCTCCGCTTCGAGATCGCGACCGCTGGTCGCTACCAGTTTGACCTGGTGTTCCCCAAGCTCTCCAAGCGAGCCACGAAGTCCACGCCGGCAGGCGCGGCCGGACCCGCGCGGGTTCGCCTGGACCTTTCCAACTACGGGGGCTTGAACGTGGAGCTGCCCCTCGATCCAGAGGGCAAGGCTTCGCGATCGCCGTTGCCGCTCGGCGTGGCCCATCTGGAACCTGGGACGTTTGCCCTCAAGCTCGGCGGCGAGGCCTTCGCGGGGTTGCGTGCGGTGGTCGTCTCTCCCTACAAGGGCCCTCTGACCGCGCCGCTCTACAGCATCACGCCCAGCTCTCCCGAGCGCAGTCGAGAGCTTCTTGCGAAACCCGCGTCGCTGCAGCCCTTTGCCGGCACGTTGGTGGATGACGGCATGACCTACGAACGGCTGGCGCCTTTCCGTGAGCTCGCTGCGGGCACAGACACCACGACCTACGAGTTCGTAGCGCGCCTGGAGAATCTGCCCATGCCTGCCCGAGCCAACCAGGACACGGCCGTGTTGTCGGGCATCGCCCTGTTCGGCGTGTGGAACACTCCGCTGGTCAAGGAAAGTACGCAGGCAGGCGCCCCGTTGCTGATCAAGTCGATCGAGCTGGAGGCGCCCTACAACCCGGACGGGGTCTGGCCGCCCCGCAGCCATCGCGCGATCTTCACCGAATCGCAGCACGCCTGGGATCGCGACCGCTACACACCGGAAATCTTGGGCAGTTTTCTATCCAGGGCCTTCCGGCGACCGGCGAGCATGGGGGAAGTCGCCCGCTACACGGACTTGTGGCGCTCGCTCAAGGACGACTACCCGAGCTACGAGCAAAGTATCAAGGCGGTGTTGGTGGCCGCGCTCTGTTCGCCGAGCTTTCTATTCCTCGACAGTCTTGGCTCGCCTGAGAGCGCCAACGAGGGTGGCGCAGGCGAGCGGCACGTGGCACAGCACGCGCTCGCCTCGCGCCTGGCGTTCTTCCTCTGGAATTCGCCACCGGACCCGGAGCTGAGCACCCTCGCCGAACAAGGCCGACTGCTGGACGAGCTGCCGAGCCAGGTCGAACGGCTGCTCCAGCACGAAAGAAGCTGGCGCTTCGTACGGGTCTTCAGCCGCGAGTGGCTGCGCCTGGACCGGCACGAGGCCCTGCTGGTGGACGCGGACAAGTACCCCGAGTTCTCCCGTTTCGTGAAGCGAGACATGACGCAGGAGACCTACCATTTCGTGCATCGGGTCCTGCAGGAGAACCTCAGCATCATGGAGTTCATCGATTCCGATTTCGTGATGCTCAATCAGAACCTTGCGGAGTACTACGGGATCGCGGGTGTAAGCGGGAATCACTTTCGGCCGGTCGTGCTCACCCGCGAGCGCGGCCGCGGCGGCCTGCTCTCTCAGGGGGCCTTTCTGAGCGGTCATTCCACGGGCCTGGAGGCCCACCCCATCAAGCGAGCGGTCTGGCTAAAGGAGCGGATCCTGGGGATCAAACCGCCAGAGCCCCCACCCAACGTCCCCGAGCTCGACCCGGAGACGCCAGGCTTCGAAAAGCTCAGCCTCAAGCAGCAGCTACAGCTGCACCGGAGCAAGAAGTCCTGCCGGGACTGTCACGAAAAGATCGATCCATACGGCCTCGTCTTCGAGGCATACGACGCGACCGGCCGGCTGATGCAGCAGGCCAGGGGCCGGCCGATCGACGACGCCACCGAACTGCACGACGGCACTCGGATCCAGGGACTGCCGGAAATGAAGTCGCATATCCTGGAGCAGCTCCCCGACCGCTTCGCCATGGCGTTGATCAAGTACTTGTTCGCCTATGCCCTCGGTCGCGAACCGAGCTTCGCAGACCGCCCCGAGCTCAAGGCCATCCTCAAGCGCGCCAAAGAGCATGACTACGGCATGCGCTCTCTGATCCATGGGATCGTGAGCAGTCCCTCGTTTCATCGGATCTAG